The following coding sequences lie in one Desertibacillus haloalkaliphilus genomic window:
- a CDS encoding CynX/NimT family MFS transporter, whose protein sequence is MILMGIIFVSFNLRPAITSVGPLVSSIRADLGISNGAAGFITTLPLLSFAALSFLAPKLSQRFGNERLVFVGMLILLAGIMIRSVGFAFTLFIGTACIGIGIAVANVLLPSIIKKNYPLKIGLMTATYTTSMSVFAAVGSGVSIPLAQGYGLGWQFSLLIWAGLALLAVLFWIPQLRESNTNVRAVQSDEVNHREPSVWRSSIAWQVTFFMGLQSFMFYCLVAWLPEILTSSGLQLSAAGWMLSIMQLAGLPMSFFTPVLADRFRNQMWIVCVIGVLYTIGLGGMLIGGSMIVFTLSVISIGLAQGSCISLALTLLGLRAANAKQAADLSGMAQSIGYLLAAIGPIVIGLLLDRTETVTAALLVFFLVALFMVTAGLGAGRNRTVFESKS, encoded by the coding sequence ATGATCTTGATGGGTATTATCTTCGTGTCGTTTAATTTACGTCCAGCCATCACTTCAGTTGGTCCGTTAGTGAGCTCGATCCGAGCAGACCTTGGAATCTCAAATGGGGCGGCAGGTTTTATAACGACATTGCCATTGCTATCCTTTGCAGCTCTGTCTTTTCTCGCACCGAAATTAAGTCAGCGCTTCGGGAATGAGCGCTTGGTCTTTGTTGGTATGCTCATTCTACTTGCAGGAATTATGATCCGTTCAGTCGGTTTTGCCTTTACGTTATTTATCGGAACGGCATGTATTGGCATTGGAATAGCGGTTGCCAATGTCCTCTTGCCGAGTATCATTAAAAAGAATTACCCACTAAAAATTGGGCTCATGACTGCGACCTATACAACGTCGATGTCTGTCTTTGCAGCAGTAGGTTCTGGTGTAAGCATCCCTTTAGCACAAGGGTATGGGTTAGGGTGGCAATTTTCGTTGTTAATCTGGGCGGGACTGGCACTTCTTGCCGTGCTTTTTTGGATCCCGCAACTGCGAGAATCAAATACAAATGTGCGAGCTGTCCAATCCGACGAAGTCAATCATCGCGAGCCATCGGTTTGGCGATCAAGCATTGCTTGGCAAGTGACATTCTTTATGGGACTGCAATCATTTATGTTTTACTGCCTAGTCGCGTGGCTACCAGAGATTTTAACGAGCAGTGGCTTACAACTATCAGCGGCTGGTTGGATGCTTTCGATTATGCAATTAGCTGGACTGCCAATGTCTTTTTTTACACCTGTACTTGCCGATCGCTTTCGTAACCAAATGTGGATCGTCTGTGTAATCGGTGTGCTTTACACCATCGGTCTTGGTGGCATGCTCATTGGTGGAAGTATGATCGTATTTACCCTAAGTGTTATTTCCATTGGGCTAGCACAGGGGTCATGTATTAGTTTGGCTTTGACGTTATTAGGGCTGAGAGCAGCGAATGCTAAGCAAGCGGCAGACTTATCAGGGATGGCGCAATCGATTGGTTATCTGCTAGCAGCCATCGGACCTATTGTCATTGGATTGCTGCTAGACCGAACGGAAACCGTGACAGCTGCTTTGCTCGTCTTTTTTC
- a CDS encoding PD-(D/E)XK nuclease family protein: protein MKKIYTGPFGPSARNVWVDQAIKRIQQGEGESFLFILPTAQLLKDVRETLLQATGAMPGVHLLSFDDIANDLVKTCDPTAYPLTSFELQRIYENLVEKYADHPDVQALYKNYHLTGVKRSIVHAIGELKRSGLTIADANKLLEHDDIDRLQKALLFLFVHSEEAIRNVNQMNDLTGMSTEARLNHAAAVLESKNVPTWVEQIDTIWIDHFTDFTPLQLRLLHALIDRDHVKNVGIYIPYYPSLYEQLPEFNERFENNLNALVRHGLTHESFAQQSQQAIHQQVASDWGVEPTKTVTSSNQAINSLNEQLFTKDVSLVDSDAIDVIPCASIKKEVEIVAKEMKQELIDNPDLTPRDLAIVARDVERYESYLVERFEQENLPLQRAITVSLQQTPVVKQVLSLLQLEQTDWNRDDLIKVFEGDYIHWENQPPAHVIAWIKEQGIMSGKEKWLLFAERQLTFLEQQLEEADQNEERKKQALAYQLEETKRLRLWLEEVAEKTAQFPRQASFKTYIENVDQWLGHLHIKKAIVIHLRNGSYSHERLKRDLDSFEKIKESLQQLRISVARLGENERQLTFSDFIYAWTNGWKAERMVLKKGHRNGIAVLDPSSIRGLEYHSVYVLGCNDGVFPMHHSEQWLLDDTDRRKLKSYCTISSTHFQNEMEQVFFLMTMAVPQNKLTFTYVSPEIEEKVLLSPFVEEVTKRLDRTAETTERQKEALSKRPYPGNENRISSVKDYQLWLLNKGKEEADANVHLYHEQWLSRPLFTHMLDAVAVEHERTFGRFYSQWEGAIKDEAAVAKIRSLYSEERRFSVSQLNEYINSPLTFFFNRVLGVNPVEERELEVSKLDKGNIIHETLRRFYEQYRGQKLNSAELESYQQVLSAIFREEATQFASETIYEQSQLWQLEVDRLDRELQAWLKNDINCNRGALTPSYLELSFGLPVSADDQIDPQSSTEEIVVPLPEGAVRLYGKIDRIDCDEEGHFTIFDYKSSLGSAQNYKELYKGVYNYQLPIYLAAMKQWLTEERQQEAVIVGGTFYSTRKKDKFKQVGIWSKPLKKMSGLGSNQKKGFYEPIEEQINEDLAAVADALSRLRAGEFFLTSKQKPNDFYGDNAVFRYNEVAVRSKDKQQDKEER from the coding sequence GTGAAAAAAATCTATACAGGTCCATTTGGGCCAAGTGCGAGAAATGTGTGGGTCGATCAAGCGATTAAGCGGATTCAGCAAGGAGAAGGCGAGTCGTTTTTATTTATTTTGCCAACGGCTCAATTATTAAAAGACGTTCGTGAAACGCTTCTACAAGCAACTGGAGCAATGCCGGGCGTGCATTTACTCAGTTTTGATGATATTGCCAACGACCTTGTCAAAACGTGTGACCCGACCGCTTATCCATTGACATCGTTTGAACTGCAACGCATCTATGAAAACCTTGTTGAAAAGTATGCCGATCACCCGGATGTACAAGCTCTTTATAAAAATTATCATTTAACAGGCGTGAAACGTTCGATTGTCCATGCGATAGGGGAACTGAAACGCTCAGGCCTCACCATTGCAGATGCGAACAAACTGTTAGAACATGATGATATTGATCGCTTACAAAAAGCGTTACTGTTTTTATTTGTTCATTCCGAAGAAGCAATCCGTAACGTTAACCAAATGAATGACCTAACAGGAATGTCAACGGAGGCGCGCTTAAATCATGCTGCCGCCGTGTTGGAGTCGAAAAACGTCCCAACGTGGGTTGAGCAAATCGATACGATTTGGATCGACCATTTTACTGATTTTACTCCCTTACAGTTACGGCTGTTACACGCCTTAATTGACCGAGATCACGTTAAGAACGTTGGGATCTATATCCCTTATTATCCATCGTTATATGAACAGTTGCCGGAGTTTAATGAACGGTTTGAGAACAACCTTAACGCTCTTGTTCGTCATGGCTTAACCCATGAGTCGTTCGCTCAGCAATCGCAACAAGCGATCCATCAACAGGTAGCAAGTGATTGGGGAGTGGAGCCAACAAAGACAGTTACAAGCTCGAATCAGGCGATTAATTCCTTAAATGAGCAGCTTTTTACAAAGGACGTATCACTCGTCGATTCGGATGCAATTGACGTGATTCCTTGTGCCTCGATCAAAAAAGAGGTGGAGATCGTAGCTAAAGAAATGAAACAAGAATTAATAGACAATCCAGACTTAACCCCACGTGACCTTGCGATTGTCGCCCGCGATGTTGAGCGGTATGAATCGTATCTTGTTGAGCGCTTTGAGCAAGAAAACCTTCCGCTGCAACGAGCGATTACCGTTTCGCTTCAGCAAACACCTGTTGTGAAGCAAGTATTATCGCTATTACAGCTAGAGCAAACGGACTGGAACCGGGATGATTTAATTAAGGTGTTTGAAGGGGATTACATTCATTGGGAAAATCAACCACCTGCGCATGTGATTGCTTGGATAAAAGAGCAAGGGATCATGAGTGGCAAAGAAAAGTGGTTATTATTTGCCGAGCGCCAGCTTACGTTTTTGGAGCAACAGCTTGAAGAGGCCGATCAAAACGAAGAGCGTAAAAAACAAGCGCTTGCTTATCAGCTTGAGGAAACGAAGCGCCTGCGTTTGTGGTTAGAAGAAGTAGCTGAGAAGACAGCACAATTTCCACGTCAAGCAAGCTTTAAGACGTATATAGAGAATGTCGATCAATGGTTGGGGCATTTACATATCAAGAAAGCGATTGTCATTCACCTACGCAATGGGAGCTACAGTCATGAACGTTTAAAACGCGATCTTGATAGTTTTGAGAAGATAAAAGAAAGTCTGCAGCAGCTTCGAATATCGGTGGCCCGTCTCGGAGAAAACGAGCGTCAGTTAACGTTTTCTGATTTTATTTATGCATGGACCAATGGCTGGAAGGCGGAACGAATGGTGCTAAAGAAAGGTCATCGAAATGGGATTGCTGTTCTCGACCCATCTTCGATCCGTGGACTAGAGTACCATTCGGTCTATGTTCTTGGTTGCAATGACGGTGTATTTCCGATGCATCATAGTGAGCAATGGCTCTTAGATGATACTGATCGCCGGAAGTTAAAAAGCTATTGCACGATTTCTTCTACCCATTTTCAAAATGAAATGGAACAGGTTTTTTTCTTAATGACGATGGCAGTACCACAAAACAAGCTCACATTTACGTATGTGTCACCAGAAATTGAAGAAAAGGTTCTACTCTCACCGTTTGTTGAAGAGGTGACCAAGCGCCTAGATCGTACAGCGGAAACGACTGAACGTCAAAAAGAAGCGCTCAGCAAGCGGCCTTATCCAGGCAACGAAAACAGAATCTCATCTGTTAAAGATTATCAACTATGGTTGTTAAATAAAGGGAAGGAAGAGGCGGATGCCAACGTGCATCTGTATCATGAGCAATGGCTCTCGCGCCCACTGTTTACCCACATGCTCGATGCGGTTGCCGTTGAGCATGAGCGAACATTTGGTAGGTTCTATTCACAATGGGAAGGGGCGATCAAAGATGAGGCTGCGGTGGCAAAGATTCGCTCACTTTATTCAGAAGAACGACGCTTTAGTGTCTCACAGCTCAATGAGTATATCAATAGCCCGCTGACCTTCTTTTTTAATCGTGTACTTGGTGTGAATCCAGTCGAGGAGAGAGAGCTTGAAGTCTCGAAGCTTGATAAAGGAAATATTATTCACGAAACGTTGAGGCGGTTTTATGAACAATACCGTGGTCAAAAGCTAAATAGTGCTGAACTAGAGTCCTATCAACAAGTGTTATCAGCGATTTTCCGAGAGGAAGCGACTCAGTTTGCTAGTGAGACGATCTATGAACAATCACAGCTTTGGCAGCTTGAAGTCGATCGGCTTGATCGTGAATTACAAGCATGGCTAAAAAATGATATAAATTGTAATCGTGGCGCGTTAACGCCATCTTATTTAGAGCTTTCCTTTGGGTTGCCGGTTTCAGCGGATGACCAAATCGATCCTCAGTCAAGTACCGAAGAGATTGTCGTTCCGTTGCCAGAAGGAGCGGTACGTTTATATGGGAAGATTGATCGTATTGATTGTGATGAGGAAGGTCACTTTACGATTTTCGATTACAAATCAAGTCTTGGGAGTGCCCAAAACTACAAGGAGCTTTATAAAGGGGTCTATAACTATCAATTGCCGATCTATTTAGCGGCGATGAAACAATGGCTGACAGAAGAGAGACAGCAAGAAGCAGTCATTGTCGGTGGTACGTTTTACAGCACTCGAAAGAAGGATAAATTTAAGCAGGTCGGCATCTGGTCCAAACCATTGAAGAAGATGAGCGGATTAGGGAGCAATCAGAAAAAAGGCTTTTATGAACCGATCGAGGAGCAAATCAATGAAGACTTAGCGGCGGTGGCTGACGCGCTTTCACGTTTGCGTGCGGGTGAGTTTTTCTTAACCTCGAAACAAAAGCCGAATGATTTTTATGGTGATAATGCTGTGTTCCGCTACAACGAGGTAGCTGTTCGTTCAAAAGATAAGCAGCAGGATAAGGAGGAGAGATAA
- a CDS encoding UvrD-helicase domain-containing protein yields MEVNFTIERDPKPFAGQQRAIETLDRSLLVSAGAGSGKTWVLTERYLEILSKGYRPSQIVAITFTEKAAGEMKTRIRSAIQKMINKASDDHEKLYWEQCEREVKHSIVTTIHGFCSRVLRTNPVEIGLDPFFNVLDGTEAKLLLRDVTWQTVRDYMEEGKEGAARLYKQFPDTEELVGVVSAIYTNLRTLNQTPQDMLATTERELAKRQENFTEALDRLITHTEKMNEVFADIKAKAKKPAAYFEKYERWMAHFQEAIPLLRASDAVMNEEISAKFEAMEASKWRKSGTEQFKEMTDMLREEYLPDLSNLFISEEYVPLLRSLATLIGITDRNYRQAKEKRQSVDFNDLETLAAKLLAKQPSVRNKWQQRLEFLMVDEFQDTNALQKSIIDHLTAQGDKVKLFVVGDGKQSIYKFRGADVQVFYDIEKEIVAKGGETVSLAMNFRTQSPVIAYINSLFAELMETKDHPSSSYATVYEALEAHRQVEREDQAIEMIVTTEEGEEHTEKKDEDVHWVEVEAESLARRMKQIVTEGERVIWDKNDDGEEAPRSATYGDFAVLLAARSQMHLYESVFQDYQIPYVVVGGRSFYQKQEILDVANVLKLIQNQDDELALLGFLRSPFVHVKDTTLFWLTRGQSLTKAFHRLKEKPAEVEMREWEKFQLAQQWVKKWLLYRNSVSIHELLTMILDDTGYLGMLIAGYQGEQKVSNVEKLLQLARSQFDEQGKLLYDLVHYIDLMQAEGIQEEEASVVEDRGDAVVIMSIHSSKGLEFPIVCIPEMKKDFLKKGGSSERTYFHPDKGLGLKLIDTNYGNGFHEELRTIEQQKETEEAKRLLYVAMTRARDHLILVGSKISKGTKDTWLTWTLHHLGFEDFDCLNDQRDDCEQLRMIHASELPAYDKGHLAKTTTWQTWLNSDHVTDKDLPELPLLPRGEDYRWNDPLQQRNELPTLSASAMMLFERCPRYFYLQYIEGMYGLDALLGEDDDQERAGFLSAVERGTIVHHLTEHVGAEDLETIDWYDLIEEQVLQVVQEPEVTLCDEDRKLLTSYMKSYESFMSQIGDASYENEKTLYLLWDDQPLYGQVDRIQYHDDGTVSIYDFKTNKITETRSVGKVVQPYLLQGYFYTELVEQVLKKDVVKMEFVFLHSGESYAISLDQKSRAEARQKITDIISYVQQHHNIEDYRCCTNPSCACKLID; encoded by the coding sequence ATGGAGGTCAATTTTACAATTGAGCGTGATCCGAAGCCATTTGCAGGCCAACAACGAGCGATTGAGACGTTAGATCGGAGCTTGCTCGTCTCAGCAGGTGCGGGTTCAGGGAAAACATGGGTGTTAACTGAACGGTATCTTGAAATTTTGAGTAAAGGGTATCGACCATCACAAATTGTAGCGATTACGTTTACGGAAAAAGCTGCTGGTGAGATGAAAACTCGGATTCGCTCGGCGATCCAAAAGATGATCAACAAAGCATCAGATGATCATGAAAAGCTGTATTGGGAGCAGTGCGAGCGCGAAGTCAAACATAGCATCGTCACGACGATTCATGGATTTTGTTCAAGAGTGCTACGGACAAACCCGGTTGAGATTGGATTAGACCCATTTTTTAACGTCCTTGATGGTACAGAGGCCAAGCTGTTGCTTCGTGATGTGACCTGGCAAACAGTAAGAGATTATATGGAAGAGGGCAAGGAAGGGGCGGCGCGCTTATATAAGCAATTCCCGGACACCGAAGAGTTAGTGGGTGTCGTTTCTGCGATCTATACGAACTTGCGCACACTAAATCAAACACCACAGGACATGCTTGCCACAACAGAGCGAGAGCTTGCCAAAAGACAGGAAAATTTTACAGAGGCGCTTGACCGCTTAATCACTCATACGGAAAAGATGAATGAAGTATTTGCTGATATCAAAGCGAAAGCGAAAAAGCCAGCAGCATACTTTGAAAAATATGAGCGTTGGATGGCTCATTTTCAGGAGGCTATCCCACTTTTGAGAGCAAGTGACGCAGTGATGAATGAGGAAATCAGTGCTAAGTTTGAAGCAATGGAAGCAAGCAAATGGAGGAAAAGTGGGACGGAGCAATTTAAAGAAATGACAGATATGCTCAGGGAGGAATATCTGCCAGACTTGAGCAACTTATTTATTTCCGAAGAGTATGTGCCCCTTCTTCGTAGTTTAGCAACCTTGATTGGTATCACCGATCGGAATTATCGGCAGGCCAAAGAAAAGCGTCAGTCGGTTGACTTTAATGACTTAGAGACGTTAGCTGCCAAATTGTTAGCCAAACAACCGTCGGTGAGGAACAAGTGGCAGCAACGCCTTGAATTTCTAATGGTTGATGAATTTCAAGATACGAATGCACTGCAAAAGTCGATTATTGATCATTTAACAGCGCAGGGGGACAAGGTCAAGTTATTTGTCGTTGGTGATGGGAAGCAATCGATTTATAAATTTCGCGGCGCAGATGTCCAAGTGTTTTATGATATTGAAAAGGAAATTGTCGCTAAAGGTGGCGAAACAGTTTCACTTGCGATGAATTTTCGGACACAGTCACCTGTGATTGCCTATATTAATTCACTATTTGCAGAATTAATGGAAACCAAAGACCATCCATCATCGTCATATGCGACGGTTTACGAAGCGTTAGAAGCGCACCGTCAAGTGGAACGTGAGGATCAAGCGATTGAAATGATCGTCACAACAGAAGAAGGTGAAGAGCACACGGAAAAAAAAGATGAGGATGTTCATTGGGTTGAGGTGGAAGCTGAAAGTCTCGCACGACGGATGAAACAAATCGTAACAGAAGGTGAGCGCGTCATTTGGGATAAAAATGATGATGGCGAGGAAGCCCCACGCTCAGCTACATATGGTGATTTTGCTGTCTTGTTAGCTGCGCGTTCGCAGATGCATCTATACGAATCGGTTTTTCAAGACTACCAGATTCCTTATGTCGTTGTTGGGGGACGCTCCTTTTATCAAAAGCAGGAAATTCTTGATGTCGCCAATGTATTGAAGCTGATCCAAAATCAAGATGATGAGCTGGCGTTACTCGGGTTCTTACGATCTCCGTTTGTTCACGTAAAAGATACAACCTTGTTTTGGTTAACGCGCGGTCAGTCACTAACAAAAGCCTTTCATCGCCTGAAAGAAAAACCGGCCGAGGTTGAAATGCGTGAATGGGAAAAATTCCAGCTTGCTCAACAATGGGTAAAGAAATGGTTGTTGTATCGTAATTCTGTGAGTATTCATGAGCTGTTAACGATGATTCTTGATGACACGGGTTACCTTGGGATGTTAATTGCTGGTTATCAAGGTGAACAAAAAGTGTCGAATGTCGAGAAACTCTTACAGTTGGCTCGAAGTCAATTTGATGAGCAGGGGAAACTACTTTACGATTTGGTTCATTATATCGATCTCATGCAAGCTGAAGGAATCCAGGAAGAAGAGGCATCTGTTGTTGAAGATCGCGGTGATGCGGTCGTGATCATGTCGATACACAGTTCAAAAGGGCTAGAGTTCCCGATTGTCTGCATTCCAGAGATGAAAAAAGATTTTTTGAAAAAAGGAGGCTCATCGGAACGTACCTACTTTCACCCGGACAAAGGGCTTGGTTTAAAATTAATCGATACCAATTATGGGAATGGGTTTCACGAAGAATTACGAACAATCGAACAACAAAAAGAAACTGAAGAAGCCAAACGGTTACTTTATGTGGCGATGACTAGAGCACGGGATCATCTCATTCTCGTCGGATCAAAAATCTCAAAAGGTACAAAAGATACGTGGTTAACCTGGACCTTACATCACCTTGGTTTTGAAGACTTTGATTGTCTGAATGACCAAAGAGACGACTGTGAACAGCTCCGAATGATCCATGCAAGCGAGTTGCCTGCCTATGATAAAGGACATCTAGCGAAAACAACGACGTGGCAAACATGGTTAAACTCAGATCACGTGACGGACAAAGACCTGCCAGAGCTCCCGTTATTACCAAGAGGTGAAGATTATCGATGGAATGATCCGCTTCAGCAAAGAAATGAGCTGCCAACTTTGTCGGCATCAGCGATGATGCTGTTTGAACGTTGCCCCCGCTATTTTTATTTACAATATATCGAGGGGATGTACGGGTTAGATGCGTTGCTAGGTGAAGATGATGATCAAGAACGTGCTGGCTTTTTAAGCGCTGTTGAGAGAGGAACGATCGTCCATCACTTAACCGAGCATGTCGGTGCCGAAGACTTAGAAACCATTGATTGGTACGATTTGATTGAAGAGCAAGTCCTTCAAGTTGTTCAAGAACCAGAGGTCACACTTTGTGATGAGGATCGCAAGCTTTTAACCTCATATATGAAGTCGTATGAATCATTTATGAGTCAGATAGGTGATGCATCGTATGAGAATGAAAAAACATTATACCTGTTATGGGACGATCAACCGCTTTATGGTCAAGTCGATCGTATTCAATATCATGACGATGGTACAGTTTCCATTTACGACTTTAAAACGAATAAAATAACAGAAACAAGGTCGGTCGGAAAAGTTGTTCAACCGTATTTGTTACAAGGCTATTTTTACACTGAATTAGTTGAACAGGTCCTAAAAAAAGACGTCGTCAAGATGGAGTTTGTGTTCCTTCATTCTGGAGAATCGTATGCGATTAGTCTCGATCAAAAAAGCCGAGCAGAAGCACGGCAGAAAATCACAGATATTATTTCATATGTACAGCAACATCACAACATCGAAGACTATCGCTGCTGTACAAACCCAAGCTGTGCTTGTAAACTGATCGATTAA
- a CDS encoding enoyl-CoA hydratase/isomerase family protein: MENNHVVLSVENGVGIVTLNRPEVGNALDLQMAKELMEVALQCSDREDIRAVVITGAGNKFSVGGDLKSFAAQGEDIGFHLKTLTSYLNQAISTFARMNKPLIGAVNGTAAGAGMSLSCACDLVYASDQANFVMAYNQVGLTPDGSGSYYLPRLVGTRRALELLYTNRKLRAGEACEWGLVNQVVVDNELKETVLELAAKLAQGPVHAYGATRRLIAHSQQETLEGQLALESEQLATRANSVEGQEGIAAFMEKRAAKYVK; this comes from the coding sequence ATGGAAAATAATCACGTAGTTTTATCAGTAGAAAATGGTGTTGGGATTGTAACGTTAAATCGTCCTGAGGTAGGAAATGCCCTCGATTTACAAATGGCAAAAGAACTAATGGAGGTTGCCCTTCAATGTTCAGATCGTGAAGATATTCGTGCCGTTGTCATTACTGGGGCCGGTAATAAGTTTTCTGTCGGTGGAGATCTAAAGAGCTTTGCGGCGCAAGGAGAAGACATTGGTTTTCATTTGAAAACGCTTACGTCTTATTTAAATCAGGCAATATCTACATTTGCACGCATGAACAAGCCTTTGATTGGAGCCGTTAATGGGACAGCTGCTGGTGCGGGAATGAGCTTGTCATGTGCATGTGATCTTGTTTATGCGTCTGATCAAGCGAATTTTGTGATGGCATACAATCAAGTCGGCTTAACACCTGATGGATCGGGAAGTTATTATTTACCACGGCTAGTTGGTACGAGACGAGCGTTAGAGTTATTGTATACGAATCGCAAATTACGTGCTGGTGAGGCATGTGAGTGGGGACTTGTTAATCAAGTGGTAGTCGATAATGAGCTTAAGGAAACCGTACTCGAGTTAGCCGCGAAGCTAGCCCAGGGTCCCGTTCATGCTTATGGTGCAACGCGACGATTGATCGCTCACTCACAGCAAGAGACACTAGAAGGGCAATTAGCGCTTGAGTCGGAGCAACTTGCAACAAGAGCAAACAGTGTAGAAGGACAAGAAGGGATAGCGGCGTTTATGGAAAAGCGAGCAGCGAAGTATGTGAAATAA
- a CDS encoding DMT family transporter, translating to MVRAYLLLTITMVLFSGNILVGKAINDLPPVTITFIRCVIAFMILLPLSFYQLKNNHTVLKKEWKPIVGQAMTGIVLFNVFLYSSLQYTTSTNVAIVEATTPVFTVLLAIFILKEQLHRLQYVGVFLSLLGAIWVITEGSWQALLAIQFNRGDLLVLIAVIAWAIYSLLVKQHGHKYPLYASLTVMIAIAIVVLFPFALYEWRDGLISLLEPTLILGLLYLGIFPSVIALLFWNKGVAAIGPSRASIFLNLLPVFTIVGAVVFLGETVTVIQLIGGVLVIGGVYLSTKEHAASSPQQVVGKKALDR from the coding sequence ATGGTACGGGCATATCTACTACTGACCATCACGATGGTTTTGTTTTCAGGGAATATCCTTGTCGGAAAAGCAATTAACGATCTACCACCCGTAACGATTACGTTCATTCGTTGTGTTATTGCCTTCATGATTCTTTTGCCACTCAGCTTTTACCAACTTAAAAACAACCACACTGTTTTGAAAAAAGAGTGGAAACCCATTGTCGGTCAAGCGATGACAGGTATTGTCTTATTTAATGTGTTTTTATATTCTTCATTACAATATACAACGTCGACGAATGTTGCGATTGTAGAAGCTACAACACCAGTTTTTACTGTGCTGCTCGCGATTTTTATTTTAAAAGAACAGTTACATCGTCTCCAATATGTTGGCGTGTTCCTTTCGTTGCTTGGTGCGATATGGGTGATTACCGAAGGCTCGTGGCAAGCACTGCTGGCCATTCAATTTAATCGCGGAGACCTGCTTGTCTTGATCGCGGTCATTGCTTGGGCCATTTATTCATTACTCGTGAAGCAACACGGTCATAAGTATCCGTTATACGCTAGCCTTACAGTGATGATTGCGATTGCAATCGTCGTTTTATTTCCGTTTGCGTTATATGAGTGGCGTGATGGGCTCATTTCATTACTTGAACCTACACTCATTCTCGGATTGCTCTATTTGGGGATCTTCCCATCCGTTATCGCTTTACTCTTTTGGAACAAAGGGGTGGCAGCCATTGGTCCATCGAGAGCTTCGATTTTCTTAAATTTACTGCCTGTCTTTACAATTGTTGGTGCGGTTGTGTTCTTAGGGGAAACAGTAACGGTGATTCAACTGATCGGCGGCGTTCTCGTCATTGGTGGGGTATACTTATCTACGAAAGAACATGCAGCTTCCTCACCCCAGCAAGTGGTAGGCAAGAAAGCTTTGGACCGCTAA
- a CDS encoding DUF1450 domain-containing protein: protein MKKIRFCKKNEFKSKKVYKDLKARYPDQKIKRKDCLGKCKTCKCSAFVEVDGKVKTFDSADELYATLNKKLKKSSKSKKKKKAV, encoded by the coding sequence ATGAAAAAAATCCGTTTTTGCAAAAAGAATGAATTTAAATCGAAAAAAGTATATAAAGATCTTAAAGCACGCTATCCAGATCAAAAAATTAAACGAAAAGATTGTCTAGGTAAATGTAAAACGTGTAAATGCAGTGCGTTTGTTGAAGTTGATGGAAAAGTGAAAACCTTTGATTCTGCAGATGAACTGTATGCGACATTGAATAAAAAATTAAAAAAATCGTCTAAGTCTAAAAAGAAAAAGAAAGCGGTTTAA